CTCCAGCAGTGTCAGCAGGCGCACCGCACCCATCTCCAGACAATGTCCGTTGATGGCATTCAACCTGCCGTGCACGCCGACCTCCCACCGCAAGGCGGCATCCGCCGCGAGGCGGCCGATGGCCTCGGTCAACGCGCCAGCATCGCAGGTCCGCATGCCCAGCCTCGCTTCGGGGCAGACCTGCACGGTGCCGTCCTCGGCGAACGAGATCACCGGCGTTCCACAGGCGGCCGCCTCGATCGCGATCCGGCCAGGGTGACGCGCACTTGGCAGCACGGCGATATCGGCAGCCTGACAATAGAGCGCGACCGTCTCTTCCCGCGCGTCTGTTGCGACCGACACGACCGGCAAGGCACCATTGTGCTGCCCGAAGCCATCCGGCGGCGGAGAATCGCTGTCCACAACAACGATCGTCGCTGCCGTCGACCGCAGCGCGGCGGCTGCCGCGGACAGGACGGGCAGGAGCGCCGTCGCGCCCGCGGCATTGCTGCCGTCCATCACCACGATGAGGTGGTCTTCAGGCAAGGCCAGCAACTGACGCGCCCGCGCGCGGCTGCCCGGCGTGAAGACGCCGGCATCGACCGACGCGGCAAGACTGCGCACCGGCACATCGAGGGCTTTGCCCAGAACAGCGGCCACCTCCTCCTCGCTCGTGAGCACGAGAGATGATCCGATGGCGGCAAGCCGTCCCGCGCCTTCTTGCGCATCCCGGCTGCGCCACCAGGGCTCGTCAACACAGGTGATGGTCGGCAGGCCGAACCCACCACCGGGCTTCCCCGATGCCAGAGCCGATGCATCGACGAGCACCGCGTCGAAGCCGCCGTCCGCGATGGCTCGCGTTGCCGACCGCAGGCCGTCCGCGTCGTCGTCCGCTGTCGTCAGAAAAGACCTGACGGTATGGCCCAACAGGGCAAGCGCCCGCGCCGTCGTCGTGAAGGCGGCGGCCTCGCGTCCCGGCCCCGAAGCGCTGAGGGCGGCCACCTTGAGATGGCGCGGGGGCCTGACCGGCATGGAGGGGTGGTCCATGCCGAATTCGGCCCTCAGCCTCCCGCCGTGCTCCACGAGTTCGGCGAGATGGGCCTCGCTGTCGCACACCGAGCGTATGGGTGGGACATGCCGCCGCGCGATCGGATAGCCGATGACCCGAATGCGTGCTCCCGCTTCGGCCATACGGGCCCACAGGTCGAAATCGGACACATGCCGCAGGCCTTCGTCGAGGCGCCCCTCGACCCGCGCGAAGATCTCCCGTCTGAAGAAAACCGCGGGCCGATCGAAAACACGCCCCTCAAGCCAGCCGCCCTCCACGTCGAGCACGTCGCCGGGCGACAGCGTTCCGGCCGGCAGGCAGGGCAGGCGGCGCAGAACGGTATCACCGGCGTCGTCGTGAAGCTCGCACAGCCCGGCGATCAGGTCGTCACCCAGGGATGCCGCGATCGCGGCAGCGTGTAGGGCGCCGTCGAACAGCACCTCGCCGGCTTCCAGCCAGACCAGAAGGGCGCCGCTCGCCCGGCGCAGCCCGGCGAGCGCAGGCGTGCCGCTGTCGCCAACCGGCCTCGGCAGATGATGCGTGACCGCCCTTCCATAGCCGTCGAGGACGAAGCGGACCTCGTCGCCCTCGCCGCCGGCGACGATCAGTTCGAGATCCGGATAGCCCTGTCCGAGGACCGACCGGATGGTGTCGTCCAGCGCCTCGGGGACGCCGGAAGCGGAGACGACGACCGAGATGCGCGGATGCTGACGGACGCCTGCGCCGTCCAGCGGCGCTGAAATCGGCAGCGCAACCGGATCGACCGTGTCGTGGCGGCGCACGTTCTCCGACGTCCGTTCCTCGATCCACCAGCCCGTGAGGAGGAAGAAGGCCTCGCTGACGGCACTGTCCACGGCCTCCATCGAGAACACCCTCCGCCCGGCGGGAAGGATGCATTCGGCGCGCCATTCGATCTCGCCGTCGAACCCGACGCCCGTCGGCATGAAGCGGGCGATGCGGCGGCCGTCGACACTGAGGGCGAGCCGCTGTTCGGGAAGCCCGGACCGTCCGGAGAACGTGACCATGTAGCGGCCGGTTCGCGGGACGATGACCTCGCCGAGGGCCGGGCTGACATTCATCCACCGGCAGCCGTCGCCGAGATAATAGTGGTCGCGCACCGGCCCCTGCGGCGGCAGAAAGCCCGTCGTCGGCAGGACGGGAAGCCTGGTCACTGTTCCGCTGGCCTTCATCACCGCCACCGGCCGCGGCGGGGAGGCATAGGCGTCCATGCGGAGCCATGTGCGGCCGCTGGAATCGTAGCGGATGGCGGTGGCGGCGTGGGGGCTTTCGGGGAAGCTGGCGATGTCCGAGCGCATGCGCTGGAACTCGACCTTGATGCGGTCGTAGTCGTCCCGCCCGCAAGACGGCGGATCATCGGGCTCCGACAGCATCTTCGTGCCGGAATAGACCCTGGACGGCTCCGTGTAGGGCTCGTCCAGCACACGATCGACCTCGGCATAGTACCGGTCCATCTGGCTCGACAACTGCCCCTTGCGGCGGCGGTGAAAGCCGAGAACGCTGTCGACGGACACGTAGTGCGTCAACCGCGCCATCCGACGCCACAAGTCCCAGTCCCCCGCCAGGCGGAAACTCGTGTCGAGCCCGCCGAGTTCGCGCCACAGGCTGGAGAACCAGAATGTTCCCTCCTGCATGATGAACGGCATGGCGCGGCCGTCGTAGAGACCGGCGGACATGCAGCGGCGGGAGAAGACGCCAACGGGCTCAAGCGTGGTGATGCTGCCGCCCTCGTCGAGCAGCGCGACACGCCCCCCGATCAGTCTGACATCGGGATAAAGACGGCAGATCGCGAAGATCGTGGCGAAGGCACCGGGGGCGACGAGGTCGTCGGATCCGATCCAGCCCATCAGTACATCGGGACCTGGCGGCAATGCGCGCGCGACGCCCTTGTTGATCGCATCGTACATGCCCTTGTCGGGCTCCGATGCGAAGGTGATGTGCACCTCCCGACAGAATTTCGGCAACAGGCCGGACTTGTTGAGGCGGATCCATCTGTCGACGATCGCGGCCGTCTCGTCCGTCGAGCCTCCGTCCTGGATGTGGTAGTGCAGCACAAAGTCGCCGACCTGATTCACGACGGAGGCAATCGTGGCGTCGATGAACTTTGCCCCGTTGAAGACCGGGGTGACGATGCAGACCGTCGGGGCGGCAGGCGACACCGGCGTCGGCGCGGCGGCCGGCTTGCCGAAGAACCTCGCCACACGGCGAGACAGACGCTGGACGGGTGTCAGCGTCGCGGCTTCGAAGGAGAGCGCAAGGGCCCTGTCGCGCTTCGCGACGAGTTCGGCATAGGGCCCCGAAAACCCTTCCCTCGCGGCAAAGGTGAGAGAGGCGTCGTCGACCAGCTTGATCTCGTGGTCGAGAACCTCGGAGAGATATTTGATGTCGCGCGGTTCAAGCTCGTCCAGAAACCGATCGTAGACGCCCTTGTTGAACTCGACGATCCGATCGGTGTTGCTCTCCGGCTTGTATTTCTCCACCAGCGTGGCCGCGGCCGGCTTCATGCCGAGAAGATCCGAGACGTGCTCGATGACCCACGTCTGATTGTTGGCGATGGCGAAGTAGGGAATATCGTGCAGCCGCGGCGCGTTCATCAGCGGCTCGACGCAGGTGAACGCGAGCTTGATCGAATCGCAGACGTCCTTGGCCTCGCGGAACTGATGAAAGAACCGGTCGAGATTCTGCGCGCGCTCGGCGCGGCCGGCGTCGAGCATGGAGAGTGCGACATCGCGCGGATCGCGATAGCTGTAGAAGATCTTGATGTTGCCGCGCGCCGCCTGCTCCTTGGCGTAATCCGAGATCATTCCGTGGGTCTTGATGACGTAGAATACGTCCGCCGGAATCCGCTCGACGACCTCCTTCAGGACCTCGTCGTCGATCGTCAGGTAGAAGTCCTGATAGTGATCGGCGGGTTTCGAGAGATATTTCTCCCGGATCTCTCGAGCATCGGCATTGTTGTGGATATAGGATAGATCGCCAAGAACCTGGTAGAGGAATGTGGAGCCCGACTTCGGCATTCCATGAGCAATGATGATCATCTAAAGAACCGGCTCCAAACTTTCATTCCAGAAGGTCGGCGATATCGACCCACGTCAGGGCTTGCTTCCGATCTGACCCAGCAACTCCGTGGCCCGCGTCGGCTGTTCCGAGAGGGTCACGGCCCGCTCCAGGACTGCCTTCGCCTCGTCCAGTTTGCCGGTGGCAATGAGAAGGTCGGCCAGCCCGATATGCGCCCAGTAGTCGTTCGGCGCGAGGCCGACGGCGCGGCGCCAGTGATGGAGCGCGACGACGGCCTGCCCCTCGCGTTGGGCGATCTCGGCCAGCGTGCGGTAGGGGTCCGACAATTGCGGGCTGATCTCAGCCGCCCGATGGCACAGCGTGCGTGCGACGTCGAAGTCGCCCTGCCCGACGGCACGGATCGCCCAGCGAACGAAGGCGTGAGTGCGCTCGGCGGGCGGCACCGCGTCAGGCGGGGGAAGCTCGGCGCCCTGCCCAGCGCGTTGGGCGATCTCGTCAAGCGTGCGCTGGGCATCCGGCAGCTGCGGGCTGATCTGGATCGCCCGATGGCACAGCGTGCGCGCGATGTCGAAGTCGCCCTGCTCCATTGCTTGGGCCGCCCAGCGGACTAGGGCCTGGGCGCGCTCGACGGGCGGCATCACCGCCTCCGGCGGGAGCAGGCCGGCGGCGTCGGGGCGTGAACGCAGCAAATCGGCGGAGACATACCAGTCGTCCCACTGGGAAATCTCCGGAAAGACCCGATAGTACCCTTTCGATTCCAGAAGCCTGTATATGTCCTCGCGCCGCGCGTCGAAGTTGTGCTCGATGGTGAGGCATCCGATCTGCCAGCGGTCGAAGTCGAACGTGCTGAGGATGGTCAGTTCGGCCCCCTCGACATCAAGCGACAGAAAATCAATCTGCGCCGGCGCGTTCGCCCGCGTCAGCAGGTCGTTGAGCGACACGGTCGTCAGCTCGATCGTCTGCACCGGGCGCTCCCGCTCCGCGACATCGCTGGACGAGACCGGCCTGTCGCCGAGTTCCTGATTGATTCCGGAGAATTCGGGCTCCAGCGTGCAGTCGAAGGAAACGGTCCTGCCCGTGACGTCGAGTACGCAGTCCGTCATCACCGCGCAGGCGCGGTTCTTCAGGAGCGACTGGTGAAAGACGGGATTGGGCTCGACGACGATGCCCTGCCATCCGTACGCCTTCTCCAGGAGATAGGTGTTCGAGATAAGAATGCCGTCGCCCGTGCCGACCTCGACGAAGAAGCCGCCCCGCTTTCCCCCACTCATGTGGAGAGCGAACAGATCCTGAAAGATCTGGGCATAGGACTCCGAGGCCTTGGTGATGAGCGTCTCGGCGAAATTCCCGAGCGCACTGGCAGCCCCGTGCTGCCGGCGGATCAGCGCCAAGGCAAAGGTGCTGCGCTCGAGCGCCGCCATGTCGAGGTCGACACTGGTGTAGAGACTGCGCCGGCGACTTTCCTCGCTGGCCAGAGCCTGGGGAGCGGTTCCATCAAGTTCCGGCCGTGACATTGCAGGCGCCATCCTCGCGTCGATCACAGGAAAATCGTCCCGGAGCGAGGTGGCGAAACGACCTTCGCGCCGATAGGGACTGATACTGCATCGGTCGGGGAAGCGAAAGCGCCGTAATCCCGCATGTCCGCCGGGCACAACCCGTTCGAACCACGGAAGAAAGCGGCCGGCAGCGATCCCGACGGCTCGCTTGTCGAAATGCGGTATTGTCGCCGCGTAAAGGAGCGCCTGACGACGGATTTCCGCCGCCACGCGAATGCTTGCCCCCTACCCGCCCCTGACCGTGAGCATCCAGTTCAGCACCTGACGCCAGTCCGTCATGCGGATCGGCGTGCCGTGGGAGCCGGTATCGAACAGCACGAAACGGATCGGATAGTCCGGCTCGGCCTGCTTCACCTTCTTGAAGAAGGCCTCCTGGCCGATCCAGGGGATGACGGCATCGTCGCTGCCGTGGCCGATATAGATCGGCAGCCATCGCGACGGCTTCTCGGCGGCGATGACGGAGAGGTACTTGTCGTCGACGACGGAGCCGAGCAGCAGCATACCGCCCATCAGGCGGGCGGTGGCGGGGTCTTCCGCCACCTGCCAGCACAGCACGCCGCCATAGGATCCGCAGGCGACGAAGATCGGCGCGCCGGGATTGTCGGCGGCGAGTGTGGTCATCAGCGCCTTCACGTCTTCGGCACCGCGCGCCTCGAAATTCGAGAAATCCGTCGAGACATAGAGCCCGCCGTTGCGCACCATCAGGTTCTTGATGCGGTTGAAGTTGCCGCCGAACATCCAGTCGTTGTTGCCCTGGAAGCGGTTGCCGCCGACGCCGTGCAGGTAGATCACGATCAGGCGGGCGCCGGTCCGCCGGCCGGCGGCGATGTACTTCACCTGCCGGTCGCCGACATTGAGCGTGATGTGGCTTTCGGAATTGCCGAAGCCGAGCAGCGTCACGTATTCGCCGTGGACCTTCTGTTCCCACACCTCGTCGCGCTGCCAGATATCGCGCTGCTTGACGTACTGAATGGTGAGATAATCGCCGCCATAGCTGCTGGAGAGCACGGCCGGGTACTTGAACAGGTCGTCCTTATAGGGGGCGAGCGGCGCCTGCGCGGCGGCCATGGCGACGTTGGCGAAGAGGACGGCAACGGCCACGGCGAGCCACCGCAGCGGCATCGCCAGCCGGCCAAGGGCGCGCCGAAACCGGCCTTTCGTGCTTCCGCCCATCATCGCCACATCCAAGCCTTCAATATCCAAGCCTTCAATATCCGCGCCTTCGTTGTCCCAGCCTTCGTTCCTGCCGACCAGCGCGAGACTCAATATTCGATGGTCTCGAAGCGCATCGACAGCGCATCGACGATCAGCAGGCGCCCGACCAGCGGACGGCCGATCCCGAGCAGCACGCGGACCACCTCCGTCGCCTGCAGGGTGCCCATAAGGCCGGCCACGGTCCCGAGCACCCCGGCCTCCTCGCAATTCGGAATCGTACCCTCCGCCGGCGGGGAAGGAAACAGATCGCGATAGGTGGGATTCGATGTCCCGTCGTCCCGGGTGGTCCACGGCATCAGTGTCGTCAGCGTGCCGTCGAAGCGGCCGAGCGCGGCACTCACCAGCGGGCGCCGCAGCAGGGCGCAGCTATCGGCGAGAAGATAGCGGGTGGCGAAATTGTCGGACCCGTCCGCGACGACGTCATAGGCCGCGACGAGCGCCTCGGCGTTGTCCGCATCGAGGCGCAGGGCGTGCCTCTCGACCGTCACATGGGGGTTGAGCCGGCCGATGGCATCGGCCGCACTGTCCACCTTAGGCCGTCCGATATCGGCGGTGCCATGGATGACCTGACGCTGGAGATTGGACACCGCCACCGTGTCGTCGTCGACGACACCGACGGTCCCGATCCCGGCAGCGGCGAGATAGAGCGCGAGGGGCGAACCGAGCCCTCCCGCTCCGACGACGAGAACGCGGGCCGCCTTCAGCCTCTGTTGGCCGGGGCCACCCACCTCCGGCAGCACAAGCTGGCGGGCATAGCGGGCGATCTCGTCACCCGCGAACACCGGTTGCGGCTCGCCCTGCTGTTCCATCTCGGTCACCCGCTGGCGTGCCGGGCTCAATCGAGCCCTTCGAACAGAAGCGTGGAGAGATAGCGCTCTGCGAAGGACGGAACGATCAGGACGATGGACTTGCCGGCGAACTCCGGCCGGCGTCCGAGCTCCGCCGCCGCCGCGATGGCGGCGCCGGACGAGATGCCGACGGGGATGCCCTCCAGCCGCGCGGCGAGACGGGCGTGCTTGAAGGCATCGTCGTTGGAGACGCCGATCACCTCGTCATAGATGTGGGTGTCGAGCACGGCCGGCACGAAGCCTGCGCCGATGCCCTGGATCTTGTGCGGTCCCGGCGCTCCGCCGGACAGAACCGGGCTGTCGGCCGGCTCGACGGCGACGATGCGGATGTCCGGATTGCGCGCCTTTAGCACCTGTCCGACGCCGGTAATGGTGCCGCCGGTGCCGACGCCCGCCACGAAGGCATCGACGTGGCCGTCGGTATCGTTCCAGATCTCCTCGGCGGTGGTGGCGCGATGGATCGCCGGGTTGGCGGGATTGATGAACTGCTGCGGCATCACCGCACCGGGAATTTCCGTCAGGATTTCCTCGGCCCGGGCAACCGCGCCCTTCATGCCCTTGGCCGCCTCGGTCAGTTCCAACTCCGCGCCGAGCAGTTTCAGCATCTTGCGGCGCTCGACCGACATCGATTCGGGCATCACCAGGATAAGCCGGTAGCCCCGGGCCGCCGCGGTGAAGGCAAGCGCGATGCCGGTATTGCCCGACGTCGGCTCGACCAGCACCGACTGGCCCCGCGTGATGCGGCCCTCGGCCTCCAGCGCGTCGATCATGGCGACGCCGATGCGGTCCTTCACGCTCGAGATCGGGTTGAAGAACTCAAGCTTGGCGAGCAGCGTCGCCCCG
The window above is part of the Pseudoxanthobacter soli DSM 19599 genome. Proteins encoded here:
- a CDS encoding glycosyltransferase, with translation MIIIAHGMPKSGSTFLYQVLGDLSYIHNNADAREIREKYLSKPADHYQDFYLTIDDEVLKEVVERIPADVFYVIKTHGMISDYAKEQAARGNIKIFYSYRDPRDVALSMLDAGRAERAQNLDRFFHQFREAKDVCDSIKLAFTCVEPLMNAPRLHDIPYFAIANNQTWVIEHVSDLLGMKPAAATLVEKYKPESNTDRIVEFNKGVYDRFLDELEPRDIKYLSEVLDHEIKLVDDASLTFAAREGFSGPYAELVAKRDRALALSFEAATLTPVQRLSRRVARFFGKPAAAPTPVSPAAPTVCIVTPVFNGAKFIDATIASVVNQVGDFVLHYHIQDGGSTDETAAIVDRWIRLNKSGLLPKFCREVHITFASEPDKGMYDAINKGVARALPPGPDVLMGWIGSDDLVAPGAFATIFAICRLYPDVRLIGGRVALLDEGGSITTLEPVGVFSRRCMSAGLYDGRAMPFIMQEGTFWFSSLWRELGGLDTSFRLAGDWDLWRRMARLTHYVSVDSVLGFHRRRKGQLSSQMDRYYAEVDRVLDEPYTEPSRVYSGTKMLSEPDDPPSCGRDDYDRIKVEFQRMRSDIASFPESPHAATAIRYDSSGRTWLRMDAYASPPRPVAVMKASGTVTRLPVLPTTGFLPPQGPVRDHYYLGDGCRWMNVSPALGEVIVPRTGRYMVTFSGRSGLPEQRLALSVDGRRIARFMPTGVGFDGEIEWRAECILPAGRRVFSMEAVDSAVSEAFFLLTGWWIEERTSENVRRHDTVDPVALPISAPLDGAGVRQHPRISVVVSASGVPEALDDTIRSVLGQGYPDLELIVAGGEGDEVRFVLDGYGRAVTHHLPRPVGDSGTPALAGLRRASGALLVWLEAGEVLFDGALHAAAIAASLGDDLIAGLCELHDDAGDTVLRRLPCLPAGTLSPGDVLDVEGGWLEGRVFDRPAVFFRREIFARVEGRLDEGLRHVSDFDLWARMAEAGARIRVIGYPIARRHVPPIRSVCDSEAHLAELVEHGGRLRAEFGMDHPSMPVRPPRHLKVAALSASGPGREAAAFTTTARALALLGHTVRSFLTTADDDADGLRSATRAIADGGFDAVLVDASALASGKPGGGFGLPTITCVDEPWWRSRDAQEGAGRLAAIGSSLVLTSEEEVAAVLGKALDVPVRSLAASVDAGVFTPGSRARARQLLALPEDHLIVVMDGSNAAGATALLPVLSAAAAALRSTAATIVVVDSDSPPPDGFGQHNGALPVVSVATDAREETVALYCQAADIAVLPSARHPGRIAIEAAACGTPVISFAEDGTVQVCPEARLGMRTCDAGALTEAIGRLAADAALRWEVGVHGRLNAINGHCLEMGAVRLLTLLESVGGLGLGLPPIVNLTTAPASLSIASQVFASGIFTASEPWIPVAGIARCASVVPAGQSTAVAEDSAGGLCWLGSNGVLLLRAEEDGDHLVQLCGYAGGQGEQLSIVVNGGPPQVAGRRTPASEGLVEFRLRARLRAGFNRMEFSFSAAAPFSDPGQAYALVALRAWRASENLSGYFIDGQTRYERGFGAAEGPFPQFGLPKPFYWMAGLHGEVWLRSAVQGSREIELQVRNNNPGQTVEVRLGGLRLGTFSLQETDIGSLIRLRCKASFDIGDHPLAIEASRMWPADASGRELSFMIEDIVFVDEE
- a CDS encoding alpha/beta hydrolase, with translation MMGGSTKGRFRRALGRLAMPLRWLAVAVAVLFANVAMAAAQAPLAPYKDDLFKYPAVLSSSYGGDYLTIQYVKQRDIWQRDEVWEQKVHGEYVTLLGFGNSESHITLNVGDRQVKYIAAGRRTGARLIVIYLHGVGGNRFQGNNDWMFGGNFNRIKNLMVRNGGLYVSTDFSNFEARGAEDVKALMTTLAADNPGAPIFVACGSYGGVLCWQVAEDPATARLMGGMLLLGSVVDDKYLSVIAAEKPSRWLPIYIGHGSDDAVIPWIGQEAFFKKVKQAEPDYPIRFVLFDTGSHGTPIRMTDWRQVLNWMLTVRGG
- the cysK gene encoding cysteine synthase A; translation: MANAGEARGTGTEPATRPGRGRIYGSITETVGNTPLVRMDRLAAELGVGATLLAKLEFFNPISSVKDRIGVAMIDALEAEGRITRGQSVLVEPTSGNTGIALAFTAAARGYRLILVMPESMSVERRKMLKLLGAELELTEAAKGMKGAVARAEEILTEIPGAVMPQQFINPANPAIHRATTAEEIWNDTDGHVDAFVAGVGTGGTITGVGQVLKARNPDIRIVAVEPADSPVLSGGAPGPHKIQGIGAGFVPAVLDTHIYDEVIGVSNDDAFKHARLAARLEGIPVGISSGAAIAAAAELGRRPEFAGKSIVLIVPSFAERYLSTLLFEGLD
- a CDS encoding FkbM family methyltransferase, with the translated sequence MAAEIRRQALLYAATIPHFDKRAVGIAAGRFLPWFERVVPGGHAGLRRFRFPDRCSISPYRREGRFATSLRDDFPVIDARMAPAMSRPELDGTAPQALASEESRRRSLYTSVDLDMAALERSTFALALIRRQHGAASALGNFAETLITKASESYAQIFQDLFALHMSGGKRGGFFVEVGTGDGILISNTYLLEKAYGWQGIVVEPNPVFHQSLLKNRACAVMTDCVLDVTGRTVSFDCTLEPEFSGINQELGDRPVSSSDVAERERPVQTIELTTVSLNDLLTRANAPAQIDFLSLDVEGAELTILSTFDFDRWQIGCLTIEHNFDARREDIYRLLESKGYYRVFPEISQWDDWYVSADLLRSRPDAAGLLPPEAVMPPVERAQALVRWAAQAMEQGDFDIARTLCHRAIQISPQLPDAQRTLDEIAQRAGQGAELPPPDAVPPAERTHAFVRWAIRAVGQGDFDVARTLCHRAAEISPQLSDPYRTLAEIAQREGQAVVALHHWRRAVGLAPNDYWAHIGLADLLIATGKLDEAKAVLERAVTLSEQPTRATELLGQIGSKP
- a CDS encoding HesA/MoeB/ThiF family protein, which codes for MEQQGEPQPVFAGDEIARYARQLVLPEVGGPGQQRLKAARVLVVGAGGLGSPLALYLAAAGIGTVGVVDDDTVAVSNLQRQVIHGTADIGRPKVDSAADAIGRLNPHVTVERHALRLDADNAEALVAAYDVVADGSDNFATRYLLADSCALLRRPLVSAALGRFDGTLTTLMPWTTRDDGTSNPTYRDLFPSPPAEGTIPNCEEAGVLGTVAGLMGTLQATEVVRVLLGIGRPLVGRLLIVDALSMRFETIEY